One window of the Eriocheir sinensis breed Jianghai 21 chromosome 59, ASM2467909v1, whole genome shotgun sequence genome contains the following:
- the LOC126985364 gene encoding platelet glycoprotein V-like: MARWALRAAAAVVLAAVVAVAEGRCPEVCRCDYDYLDRMTVTCDSGRLTGAVPIFDMDKDTQVLKITSPEDQGNTVTVGPIFYTLSRLEEIHITHSNVPAIGENSFWGLSHLRILNLTHNNITVLLDSHLSGIDNLQALHLDDNHISSVASATFRSLVALETLTLARNRLRGLAPRIFLHLMRLTTLDISGNAIQELDPEVLRDVPALRTLRCAACSLTRIKSLVYRSLPRLETLDLRDNHLSSLAPDEYMDLPGLRRLLLDGNRIYELRDYTFQGLALQHLGLARNRMTRISRMAFEDSSVLAVDLSGNRLQYSALRHLGPVLAHMHSLNVAGTRLTADHLQEMLRRAGRLKKLNLSRLHLKQLPPDLFAAQARLEELNLTSNGLQYIPVDVLHALPSLHTLDLRNNEFRGLPEIILRRLDRLTEVELDDNPWSCDQCHIPYLKMWLNASSAFRTACRPDVDAPRCLKCQSPPEMYDKPVLEVEGLELQPCPEGTFDLAAASAGGGFSVVLAAVAAAVAAALLAVIVVAGLVMYHRHSAFYYTHEDDGRHHFYENPALRSDHTDVTLDEDLDHVAEPGPRAKDGAAAGKGGPPQPPPPPPPAQTTDNNVVVIDELMRSKAAQPPQPAQPAHNGKS, encoded by the exons ATGGCGAGGTGGGCGTtgcgagcggcggcggcggtggtgttggcggcggtagtggcggtggcggagggcaGGTGTCCCGAGGTGTGCAGGTGTGATTATGACTACCTGGACAGGATGACGGTCACCTGCGATTCCGGGAGGCTGACCGGTGCCGTGCCTATCTTCGACATGGATAAAGATACACAG GTGCTGAAGATTACCTCCCCCGAGGACCAGGGCAACACGGTGACGGTAGGCCCCATCTTCTACACGCTGTCCCGCCTGGAGGAGATCCACATCACGCACTCCAACGTGCCGGCCATCGGGGAGAACTCCTTCTGGGGCCTCAGCCACCTGCGCATCCTCAACCTGACCCACAACAACATCACGGTGCTCCTCGACTCCCACCTGTCCGGCATTGATaacctgcag GCCCTGCACCTGGACGACAACCACATCAGCTCGGTGGCCTCGGCGACCTTCCGCTCCCTGGTGGCCCTGGAGACCCTGACGCTGGCCCGGAACAGGCTGCGGGGCCTCGCGCCGCGCATCTTTCTGCACCTGATGCGCCTCACCACCCTCGACATCTCCGGCAACGCCATCCAGGAGCTGGATCCCGAGGTGCTGCGCGACGTGCCGGCGCTGCGCACGCTGCGCTGCGCCGCCTGCAGCCTGACGCGCATCAAGTCGTTGGTGTACCGGTCGCTGCCGCGCCTGGAGACGCTGGACCTGAGGGACAACCACCTGTCCAGCCTTGCCCCGGACGAGTACATGGACCTGCCGGGGCTACGGCGGCTGCTGCTGGACGGGAACAGGATCTACGAGCTGCGGGACTACACCTTCCAGGGCCTGGCGCTGCAGCACCTCGGCCTGGCCAGGAACAGGATGACGCGCATCTCCCGCATGGCCTTCGAGGACAGCTCGGTGCTGGCCGTGGACCTGTCCGGCAACAGGCTGCAGTACTCGGCGCTGCGCCACCTGGGTCCCGTGTTGGCGCACATGCATTCCCTCAACGTGGCAGGCACGCGCCTCACCGCCGACCACCTGCAGGAGATGCTGCGCCGCGCCGGCCGCCTCAAGAAGCTCAACCTGAGCCGCCTGCACTTGAAGCAGCTGCCGCCAGACCTCTTCGCGGCGCAGGCCCGCCTCGAGGAGCTCAACCTGACCAGCAACGGCCTGCAGTATATCCCTGTGGACGTCCTGCACGCCCTGCCCAGCCTGCACACCCTCGACCTGCGCAACAATGAGTTCCGCGGCCTGCCGGAGATCATCCTACGGCGGCTGGACCGGCTGACAGAGGTGGAGCTTGACGACAATCCTTGGTCCTGCGACCAGTGCCACATCCCCTACCTCAAGATGTGGCTCAACGCGTCCTCCGCCTTCCGCACCGCCTGCCGCCCCGACGTGGACGCGCCGCGCTGCCTCAAGTGTCAGTCGCCGCCTGAGATGTACGACAAGCCCGTGCTGGAGGTGGAGGGCCTGGAGCTGCAGCCCTGCCCCGAGGGAACCTTCGACCTGGCGGCGGCTAGCGCGGGCGGCGGCTTCTCAGTGGTGCTGGCGGCCGTGGCggcagcggtggcggcggcgttGCTGGCGGTGATCGTGGTGGCGGGGCTGGTCATGTACCACCGCCACTCCGCCTTCTACTACACCCACGAGGACGACGGGCGGCACCACTTCTACGAGAACCCGGCGCTGCGCAGCGACCACACGGACGTGACGCTAGACGAGGACCTCGACCACGTGGCGGAGCCTGGCCCCCGCGCCAAGGACGGGGCCGCTGCGGGGAAGGGCGGCCCCCCGCagcccccgccgcccccgccccccgcccagaCCACCGATAACAACGTGGTGGTGATTGACGAGCTGATGAGGAGCAAGGCCGCGCAGCCCCCCCAGCCCGCCCAGCCCGCCCACAACGGCAAGTCTTGA